A genomic stretch from Zeimonas sediminis includes:
- a CDS encoding zinc-binding dehydrogenase, with protein MKAVFITGHGGNEVVEVRDCERPARQPGEALVRLHAATLNQVDLYMRNSGAGITHRLPQIMGLDGAGIVEEIDPDEKLLSPGQRVVVYPGITCGRCEFCQRGEGVLCTKMQLLGEHRDGTFAQWISVPARNLFPMPPGLGFVQAAALGVNHLTAWRMLFTKARLRPWETVLVFGIGGGVSLAAMQLAKAYGARVIVTSREDTKLERALAMGADHGINGKTQDVAKAVLSHTGGRGVDVVIENVGEAVWPSAMKSLVRGGRLVTCGATTGDQPPADLRRIFIRQLQILGSTLGDLSEFRDLLAFVEQRGIVPVIDSEFAIDRVHEALSRLESGVQFGKIGLDLR; from the coding sequence ATGAAGGCGGTGTTCATCACCGGCCACGGCGGAAACGAAGTGGTCGAGGTCAGGGACTGCGAGCGCCCCGCGCGACAGCCGGGAGAGGCGCTGGTGCGGCTGCACGCGGCGACCCTCAACCAGGTCGACCTTTACATGCGCAACAGCGGCGCGGGCATCACCCACCGGCTGCCACAGATCATGGGGCTCGATGGCGCCGGCATCGTCGAGGAGATCGACCCCGACGAGAAGCTGCTGTCGCCCGGGCAACGAGTCGTCGTCTACCCGGGCATCACCTGCGGCCGGTGCGAGTTCTGCCAGCGCGGCGAAGGCGTGCTGTGCACGAAGATGCAGCTGCTGGGCGAGCACCGCGACGGCACCTTCGCGCAGTGGATCAGCGTGCCGGCCCGGAACCTGTTCCCGATGCCGCCGGGCCTGGGCTTCGTCCAGGCCGCCGCGCTGGGGGTCAATCACCTGACCGCGTGGCGAATGCTGTTCACGAAGGCCCGCCTCAGGCCCTGGGAGACCGTGCTGGTGTTCGGCATCGGGGGCGGGGTCTCGCTGGCCGCGATGCAGCTGGCCAAGGCCTATGGCGCCAGGGTGATCGTCACCTCGCGCGAGGACACCAAGCTCGAGCGCGCGCTGGCGATGGGAGCCGACCACGGGATCAACGGCAAGACGCAGGACGTGGCGAAGGCAGTCCTGTCGCACACCGGCGGCCGGGGCGTCGACGTAGTGATCGAGAACGTCGGCGAGGCGGTCTGGCCCTCGGCCATGAAGTCGCTTGTGCGCGGCGGACGGCTGGTCACCTGCGGCGCCACGACCGGCGACCAGCCCCCGGCGGACCTGCGCCGGATCTTCATCCGGCAGTTGCAGATCCTCGGATCCACGCTGGGCGACCTGTCGGAGTTCCGGGACCTGCTGGCCTTCGTCGAGCAGCGTGGCATCGTGCCGGTGATCGACAGCGAGTTCGCGATCGACCGCGTCCACGAGGCGCTGAGCCGGCTCGAGTCGGGCGTGCAGTTCGGGAAGATCGGGCTGGACCTTCGCTAG
- a CDS encoding amino acid synthesis family protein, with amino-acid sequence MSLIAVRKRSLTIETIHHEGGPVAERPLKLAAACAVIRNPYAGRYEPDLMPFMAELRSLGTSLAEELVGVLGKENVEVYSKAAIVGVDGELEHGAVWHEAGGWAMRAVLGDPKAIVPAAKAVAATGYRLMVPLHYIHAAYVRSHFNSMEVGIQDAPRPNEILFALVMGTGGRIHARIGGLTKEQVSVHDGQR; translated from the coding sequence ATGTCACTCATCGCTGTTCGAAAACGTAGCCTGACGATCGAGACCATCCACCACGAGGGCGGTCCCGTTGCCGAGAGGCCGCTGAAGCTTGCGGCGGCCTGCGCGGTGATCCGGAACCCCTATGCCGGCCGCTACGAGCCCGACCTGATGCCCTTCATGGCCGAGCTGCGTTCGCTGGGCACTTCGCTTGCCGAGGAGCTCGTCGGCGTGCTGGGAAAGGAGAACGTCGAGGTCTACAGCAAGGCCGCGATCGTGGGGGTGGACGGCGAGCTGGAGCACGGGGCCGTCTGGCACGAGGCCGGTGGCTGGGCGATGCGCGCGGTGCTGGGCGATCCAAAGGCGATCGTCCCGGCGGCAAAGGCGGTCGCCGCGACCGGCTATCGGCTGATGGTGCCGCTTCACTACATCCACGCTGCCTACGTGCGCAGTCACTTCAACAGCATGGAAGTCGGCATCCAGGATGCGCCGCGCCCCAACGAGATCCTCTTCGCATTGGTGATGGGCACCGGTGGCCGGATCCATGCGCGGATCGGCGGCCTCACCAAGGAGCAGGTCTCCGTCCACGACGGACAGCGCTGA
- a CDS encoding tripartite tricarboxylate transporter substrate binding protein: MDRRNFLAAGAVLALPALPALAQGYPERPIKILQGFAPGGNADTIARVVSAEMSKGLGQPFVVESQTGAGGTIASTTVARSNPDGYTLLLATGGHAVAGAMYNSLQYRTVEDFEMISTITYFPFLIVTTADSKYKGLGDLLADARSSAGGVNYGTAGIGSTHHLGLELLARMAKAKLNHVPYRGDAASQAGLLSGDVPFIISPPTAVLGNIKAGKLRALAATGPQRWAGLPDVPTVAEQGVPGYDVRSWAGLMAPRGTPQPIVDRLNAEVLKALEVPAIKTRLADMGGEARGSSPAEMKAMVTEQVQKWSQVVADANIPKQ, from the coding sequence ATGGACCGCAGAAACTTTCTCGCAGCGGGAGCCGTGCTTGCGTTGCCCGCGCTGCCGGCCCTTGCGCAGGGCTATCCGGAGCGGCCGATCAAGATCCTGCAGGGCTTCGCGCCCGGCGGCAACGCCGACACGATCGCTCGCGTGGTCAGTGCGGAGATGAGCAAGGGGCTGGGGCAACCGTTCGTGGTCGAGTCGCAGACCGGCGCGGGTGGAACGATCGCTTCCACGACGGTCGCTCGTTCGAATCCCGACGGCTACACGCTGCTGCTCGCGACCGGTGGCCATGCGGTGGCCGGCGCGATGTACAACAGCCTTCAGTACCGGACGGTCGAAGACTTCGAGATGATCTCGACGATCACCTACTTCCCGTTCCTGATCGTCACGACCGCCGATTCGAAGTACAAGGGGCTCGGCGACCTGCTGGCGGATGCCCGTTCGTCCGCCGGTGGCGTGAACTACGGCACCGCTGGCATCGGCAGCACGCATCACCTGGGGCTCGAGCTGCTGGCGAGGATGGCCAAGGCGAAGCTGAATCACGTGCCCTATCGGGGCGACGCCGCCTCGCAGGCAGGCCTGCTGTCGGGGGACGTGCCATTCATCATCTCGCCGCCCACTGCCGTGCTCGGAAACATCAAGGCCGGGAAACTCCGGGCGCTGGCGGCGACCGGGCCGCAGCGCTGGGCCGGGCTTCCGGATGTGCCGACGGTCGCGGAGCAGGGCGTGCCGGGCTACGACGTCCGGTCCTGGGCGGGGCTCATGGCACCGCGCGGCACGCCGCAGCCCATCGTCGATCGACTCAACGCCGAGGTCCTGAAGGCGCTCGAAGTGCCGGCCATCAAGACCCGGCTGGCGGACATGGGGGGCGAGGCACGCGGCAGCAGCCCCGCGGAGATGAAGGCCATGGTGACGGAGCAGGTCCAGAAGTGGTCCCAGGTCGTGGCCGACGCCAACATTCCGAAACAGTGA
- a CDS encoding fumarylacetoacetate hydrolase family protein encodes MKLLSFINGGRETWGAVVGDGVVDLGKVFPQYATLADYIGSGAYLEAAKHVAGRAADAKLADITFLPVIPRPEKIVCAVRNYMDHHQEVIAAGMQRELSEQPPIFLRVWRSQCAHNQPIVLPKVSESLDWEGELAVIIGKEGRNIPEERAYEHVAGYSCYNDGSIREWQFHAKQIASGKNFESTGGFGPWMVTADEIEPGKPLKLEVRLNGELMQSSHTGHMIFSVPKLIAYASAIFTLVPGDVIATGTPAGVGWSRKPPRFMKPGDVCEVEIEGIGVLRNPIVAQT; translated from the coding sequence ATGAAACTGCTTTCCTTCATCAATGGTGGTCGCGAGACCTGGGGCGCCGTCGTCGGCGACGGCGTCGTCGACCTCGGGAAGGTCTTTCCCCAGTACGCCACGCTGGCCGACTACATCGGCTCCGGCGCGTACCTCGAGGCTGCAAAGCACGTGGCGGGGCGCGCTGCCGATGCGAAGCTCGCGGACATCACCTTCCTGCCGGTGATTCCGCGTCCGGAGAAGATCGTCTGCGCAGTGCGCAACTACATGGACCACCACCAGGAGGTGATCGCGGCGGGCATGCAGCGCGAACTGTCCGAGCAGCCGCCGATCTTCCTGCGCGTCTGGCGCTCGCAGTGCGCGCACAACCAGCCGATCGTGTTGCCAAAGGTGTCCGAGTCGCTCGACTGGGAAGGCGAGCTCGCGGTGATCATCGGCAAGGAAGGCCGGAACATTCCCGAGGAGCGCGCCTACGAGCACGTGGCCGGCTACTCCTGCTACAACGACGGCAGCATCCGCGAATGGCAGTTCCACGCCAAGCAGATCGCGTCCGGCAAGAACTTCGAGTCGACCGGCGGCTTCGGCCCGTGGATGGTCACGGCCGACGAGATCGAGCCCGGCAAGCCCCTGAAGCTCGAGGTGCGGCTGAACGGCGAACTCATGCAGTCCAGCCACACCGGCCACATGATCTTCAGCGTTCCGAAGCTGATTGCCTACGCTTCCGCGATCTTCACGCTGGTTCCGGGAGACGTGATCGCGACCGGCACGCCGGCCGGCGTGGGCTGGAGCCGCAAGCCGCCCCGTTTCATGAAGCCGGGCGACGTGTGCGAGGTCGAAATCGAGGGCATCGGCGTGCTGCGCAATCCGATCGTGGCGCAGACCTGA
- a CDS encoding VOC family protein, producing the protein MLKVSRPTPSHFGIYVTDVERMVEFYTKVFGLTITDRGVGRTFKNTLVFMSASPDQHHQLVLASGRPPEATFSTVMQISFAVPDIQHLRDISRLAAEMGATNVRGLNHGNALSVYMHDPEGNTVEVYVDMPFYIAQPHGDPLDLSKSDDELMRETEAICRADPTFKPLDQWQADFEAAASVPRRG; encoded by the coding sequence ATGCTGAAAGTCAGCCGTCCGACACCATCGCACTTCGGCATCTACGTCACCGACGTCGAGCGCATGGTGGAGTTCTACACCAAGGTCTTCGGCCTGACGATCACGGATCGCGGGGTCGGCCGGACCTTCAAGAACACGCTGGTGTTCATGAGCGCGAGCCCCGACCAGCACCACCAGCTGGTGCTGGCATCGGGTCGGCCCCCTGAGGCCACTTTCAGCACCGTGATGCAGATCTCGTTCGCCGTGCCCGACATCCAGCACCTGCGGGATATTTCCCGCCTTGCGGCGGAGATGGGCGCAACCAACGTGCGCGGGCTGAACCACGGCAACGCCCTGTCCGTCTACATGCATGACCCCGAGGGCAACACGGTAGAGGTCTACGTCGACATGCCTTTCTACATTGCGCAGCCGCACGGGGACCCGCTCGACCTGTCCAAGAGCGACGACGAACTGATGCGCGAAACGGAAGCCATCTGCCGGGCCGATCCCACCTTCAAGCCGCTCGACCAGTGGCAGGCGGATTTCGAGGCCGCCGCTTCGGTCCCGCGGCGCGGCTGA
- a CDS encoding FCD domain-containing protein, which translates to MLTTRQILDHSVSSEPWPAGSVDFGGLASAYETALAAARVELFRSGEFVELGIGANVLDDPLLALGHSAAELRSCAGAADLRAGDMVTTGTWTDAWPVRAGERWATRYEQVRSAAVQEICHDPNFVHKMNVMQKQDDHAPTLAEQAFARLRGDILKGRFESSAKLKLEELQHLYGFSSSPLREALTRLSQEGLVRADERRGFRVAAISLADLEDITRMRLMLDVPALADAIAHGDDAWEAAVVAAFHLLERIESRFGDGPLVLDDDWSRVHRDFHMTLLSACPSERQKQWSASLFDQAERYRRYSARHRQVRRRKSTEHRKLMDAALRRDAGTACALLADHIESTRRNVDLAMRAAAGSRSH; encoded by the coding sequence ATGCTCACGACCCGCCAGATCCTCGATCACAGCGTTAGCAGCGAGCCGTGGCCGGCTGGCAGCGTCGACTTCGGCGGCCTCGCCTCGGCCTACGAAACCGCGCTGGCCGCAGCTCGCGTCGAGTTGTTCCGGAGCGGCGAGTTCGTGGAGCTGGGCATCGGCGCCAACGTGCTGGATGATCCGCTGCTCGCGCTCGGGCACTCCGCTGCCGAGCTGCGCTCATGCGCTGGCGCGGCCGACCTGAGGGCAGGCGACATGGTGACCACCGGCACTTGGACCGACGCCTGGCCGGTGAGGGCCGGCGAGCGATGGGCGACCCGTTACGAGCAAGTTCGGTCGGCGGCTGTGCAAGAAATTTGTCATGACCCCAACTTTGTGCATAAAATGAACGTCATGCAAAAACAAGACGACCATGCACCGACCTTGGCAGAGCAGGCCTTCGCCCGCCTGCGCGGAGACATCCTGAAAGGACGGTTCGAGTCGAGCGCGAAACTGAAGCTCGAGGAGCTTCAGCACCTCTACGGCTTCTCCAGCAGCCCGCTGCGCGAGGCCTTGACCCGCCTGTCCCAGGAAGGGCTGGTGCGCGCGGACGAGCGGCGCGGCTTCCGGGTGGCAGCGATCTCGCTGGCCGATCTCGAGGACATCACCCGGATGCGCCTCATGCTCGACGTCCCGGCCCTGGCGGATGCGATCGCGCACGGCGACGATGCCTGGGAAGCGGCCGTGGTCGCGGCCTTCCACCTGCTCGAGCGGATCGAGTCGCGCTTCGGTGACGGCCCTCTCGTGCTCGACGACGACTGGTCGCGGGTTCATCGCGACTTCCACATGACGCTTCTTTCCGCCTGCCCGTCGGAGCGCCAGAAGCAATGGAGCGCGAGCCTCTTCGACCAGGCGGAACGCTACCGGCGGTACTCGGCGCGTCATCGCCAGGTTCGACGCCGGAAATCGACGGAGCACCGCAAGCTGATGGATGCGGCGCTGCGCCGTGATGCCGGAACGGCCTGCGCTCTGCTTGCCGATCACATCGAGAGCACGCGGCGCAATGTAGATCTCGCGATGCGTGCCGCCGCGGGATCGAGATCGCACTGA